Proteins from one Candidatus Marinimicrobia bacterium CG08_land_8_20_14_0_20_45_22 genomic window:
- the pstC gene encoding phosphate ABC transporter permease subunit PstC, which produces MRSKISEKAFKYGFMGMAFSSLLFLLGIIIILFSEGLPVFNTVNLMRFIGGTSWYPTSEPPEFGILPLILGTLWVTLGAMLICIPIGLGSALYLHEIAGRRQKAVLKPLIELLASIPSIVYGFFGMIIVAPYLQRTFDLSTGLCAFTASLILGIMAVPTVCSLAEDALNYVPKSFREAAYAVGANRWQTLTQIILPAAGSGISTAIILGMSRVVGETMTVLMVAGGAAMIPQSVFDPVRPMTSTIAAEMGEAAMGSPHYHALFAIGLILFLITFVFNIIAEIISRRYRLKLGLGR; this is translated from the coding sequence ATGAGAAGTAAAATTTCCGAAAAAGCGTTCAAATACGGCTTCATGGGAATGGCATTTTCATCGCTTCTGTTTTTACTGGGAATTATCATCATCCTATTCTCAGAGGGACTGCCGGTTTTCAACACAGTCAACCTAATGCGATTCATTGGCGGAACGTCTTGGTATCCAACGTCCGAACCACCGGAATTCGGTATCCTGCCGCTGATTCTCGGGACGCTTTGGGTAACACTCGGCGCTATGCTGATCTGCATTCCGATCGGTTTAGGAAGCGCATTGTATCTTCATGAAATCGCGGGAAGACGACAAAAAGCGGTCCTCAAACCGCTCATCGAACTATTGGCAAGCATTCCTTCGATTGTTTATGGTTTCTTTGGAATGATCATCGTTGCACCCTATCTGCAAAGAACGTTCGATCTCTCGACCGGACTTTGTGCATTCACGGCAAGCCTGATTCTTGGGATCATGGCAGTTCCGACGGTTTGCAGTCTCGCGGAAGACGCGTTGAATTACGTTCCCAAAAGCTTCCGCGAAGCCGCGTACGCTGTCGGTGCAAATCGCTGGCAAACCCTGACACAAATCATACTACCTGCCGCCGGTTCCGGAATCTCGACGGCGATTATTCTCGGCATGAGCCGCGTTGTTGGAGAGACAATGACCGTTTTGATGGTAGCAGGCGGCGCGGCAATGATTCCTCAGTCGGTATTCGATCCGGTTCGTCCGATGACTTCGACAATCGCCGCGGAAATGGGCGAAGCGGCAATGGGAAGCCCGCATTATCACGCGCTCTTCGCCATCGGGCTGATACTGTTTCTGATCACATTCGTTTTTAACATCATTGCGGAAATCATTAGTCGTCGCTATCGGCTAAAACTGGGGCTGGGTCGATGA
- a CDS encoding phosphate ABC transporter substrate-binding protein has protein sequence MKKILSTVLIVMTMTLAGFAGEKIRLTGSTTVLPVAQLTAEEFMNVNPDVTLSVQGGGSGVGIASLNDGACDIANASRSMKDSEIKNAISRGIHPTAHVVAMDGIAVVLHPSNPVQNLTKDQIRKIYTGKITNWKQVGGADKKIVVLSRDTSSGTYEAFAKLALNDEKVRKDALLNASNKAVETAVETTPGAIGYIGFGYITKRVKLITVDGITCSKVTILSKEYPFSRPLFMYTNGKPKGWIKKYIDFILSKEGQALVETAGYVGLK, from the coding sequence ATGAAAAAGATATTATCTACAGTACTAATCGTTATGACAATGACACTGGCAGGATTTGCCGGTGAAAAGATTCGTCTCACAGGTTCGACAACGGTTCTGCCAGTTGCTCAACTGACGGCCGAAGAGTTTATGAATGTCAATCCGGATGTGACACTGTCCGTTCAGGGTGGCGGTTCCGGTGTCGGAATTGCCTCTTTGAATGACGGAGCCTGCGACATCGCGAATGCGTCGCGTTCGATGAAGGATTCCGAAATAAAAAATGCCATTAGTCGTGGCATTCATCCAACGGCGCATGTGGTTGCGATGGACGGAATCGCCGTCGTTCTTCATCCGTCGAATCCTGTTCAGAATCTGACCAAAGACCAAATTCGGAAGATTTATACAGGTAAAATAACAAACTGGAAACAGGTTGGCGGAGCAGACAAAAAGATCGTCGTGCTTTCCCGCGATACGTCAAGCGGCACCTATGAAGCGTTTGCAAAACTGGCGCTGAATGACGAGAAAGTCCGGAAGGATGCGTTGTTGAATGCGTCGAATAAGGCAGTTGAAACAGCCGTCGAAACGACACCCGGCGCCATCGGTTATATTGGTTTTGGCTACATCACAAAGCGCGTCAAACTAATTACAGTCGATGGAATAACCTGTTCTAAGGTGACAATCCTATCGAAAGAGTATCCATTTTCTCGCCCACTGTTCATGTACACGAACGGAAAACCGAAAGGGTGGATTAAAAAATACATCGATTTCATTCTCAGTAAAGAAGGACAGGCATTAGTAGAAACAGCCGGGTATGTCGGTTTAAAATAG
- the pstA gene encoding phosphate ABC transporter, permease protein PstA, translating to MKRSNVTQYFGFGFLYLAMLLALISLGMIFYFISINGLKVLSWEFLTQVPRHAMTQGGIAPALVGTIYLTIGAVLFALPIGIACAIYLCEYSPKSVVVNVIRMSINNLAGVPSVVFGLFGLSVFVKFFGFGISILSGSLTLGIMILPGIISAAQEALLAVPQSLREASLALGATQWQTIRKIVLPTASPGIMTGVILSIGRAAGETAPIMFTAATFYTRGYPKSIFDEVMALPYHIYALMTEGTFPEQQTLIAYGCAFLLMLIVLIISGFAIFLRQRQRRYEFV from the coding sequence ATGAAACGGAGCAACGTAACGCAATATTTCGGATTCGGATTTCTGTACCTCGCGATGCTGTTGGCGTTGATCTCTCTTGGAATGATTTTTTATTTCATATCGATCAATGGATTAAAAGTATTGAGTTGGGAATTTCTCACGCAGGTTCCACGCCATGCAATGACGCAAGGCGGAATTGCACCTGCTCTGGTTGGGACGATCTATCTAACTATCGGGGCTGTTCTTTTTGCGCTTCCAATCGGCATTGCCTGCGCGATCTATCTCTGTGAATACAGTCCGAAAAGTGTGGTCGTTAACGTGATCCGTATGAGCATCAACAATTTAGCGGGCGTTCCCTCAGTGGTGTTTGGACTGTTCGGATTATCGGTTTTTGTGAAGTTTTTCGGATTTGGTATATCGATTCTTTCCGGTAGTTTGACACTTGGCATCATGATTCTGCCAGGAATCATTTCGGCGGCGCAGGAAGCTTTACTTGCCGTACCGCAATCTCTGCGTGAAGCTTCGTTGGCATTGGGCGCGACGCAGTGGCAGACGATTCGGAAAATCGTTTTACCAACGGCTTCGCCGGGAATTATGACCGGAGTGATCTTAAGTATCGGCCGAGCGGCAGGTGAAACCGCGCCAATCATGTTCACGGCGGCAACCTTTTATACTCGTGGCTACCCGAAATCCATTTTTGACGAGGTGATGGCTCTGCCGTATCACATTTACGCCTTGATGACCGAAGGCACGTTTCCTGAACAGCAAACGCTTATCGCTTATGGATGCGCGTTCCTTCTGATGCTGATTGTTCTGATCATTTCCGGTTTTGCCATCTTTTTAAGACAACGACAAAGGAGATATGAATTTGTCTGA
- the pstB gene encoding phosphate ABC transporter ATP-binding protein, which yields MNLSDLIRMKAEHVDFYYGAKQTLIDVSMNIYENRVTSIIGPSGCGKSTFIRLLNRMNDLIPNTHLEGKIYLDDKDIYKPDTDIVEIRRKVGMVFQKPNPFPKSIRENLSFGLKVNGIKDRDIIEERVEKSLTEAVIWNEVKDRLDESALKLSGGQQQRLCIARCLSIEPEVILFDEPCASLDPISTKRIEELIEKLKEKYTIVIVTHNMQQAARVSDNTAFMYLGEVIEFGSTEKIFTVPENSRTEEYISGKFG from the coding sequence ATGAATTTGTCTGATCTCATTCGAATGAAAGCTGAGCATGTCGATTTTTATTACGGCGCAAAGCAGACGCTTATAGACGTCAGTATGAACATCTATGAGAACCGGGTAACGTCGATTATCGGACCATCCGGTTGCGGCAAATCGACATTTATCCGCCTGCTGAATCGGATGAACGATCTAATTCCGAACACGCATCTCGAAGGTAAGATTTATCTCGACGATAAAGATATTTATAAACCGGATACTGACATCGTCGAAATCCGGCGGAAAGTGGGAATGGTTTTTCAGAAGCCGAATCCATTCCCGAAATCCATTCGCGAAAACCTGAGTTTTGGGTTGAAAGTGAATGGGATCAAAGACAGGGACATTATTGAGGAGCGAGTTGAGAAATCGCTCACGGAAGCCGTTATATGGAATGAAGTCAAAGACCGGCTTGACGAAAGCGCTCTGAAACTTTCCGGAGGTCAGCAACAGCGGCTCTGTATCGCGCGGTGTTTATCCATTGAACCGGAAGTGATTTTGTTTGACGAACCGTGCGCAAGTCTCGATCCGATTTCCACGAAGCGCATCGAGGAACTGATTGAGAAATTGAAGGAAAAATACACGATCGTCATCGTGACTCACAACATGCAACAAGCGGCGCGCGTGTCGGACAACACGGCGTTCATGTACCTCGGTGAGGTGATCGAATTTGGCTCAACGGAGAAGATTTTTACCGTTCCAGAGAATTCACGTACAGAAGAATATATTTCGGGGAAATTTGGATAG